The following proteins come from a genomic window of Falco rusticolus isolate bFalRus1 chromosome 9, bFalRus1.pri, whole genome shotgun sequence:
- the KCNT1 gene encoding potassium channel subfamily T member 1 isoform X6, with protein MARAKLKNSPSESNSHVKTVPPATTEDVHGVSPLLPTRRMGSLGSDVGQRPHAEDFSVDSSFSQVQVEFYVNENTFKERLKLFFIKNQRSSLRIRLFNFSLKLLTCLLYIVRVLLDNPEEGIGCWECEKQNYTAFNQSTNINWSHIFWVDRKMPLWAVQVSIALISFLETMLLIYLSYKGNIWEQIFRISFILEMINTVPFIITIFWPPLRNLFIPVFLNCWLAKYALENMINDLHRAIQRTQSAMFNQVLILICTLLCLVFTGTCGIQHLERAGEKLSLFKSFYFCIVTFSTVGYGDVTPKIWPSQLLVVIMICVALVVLPLQFEELVYLWMERQKSGGNYSRHRAQTEKHVVLCVSSLKIDLLMDFLNEFYAHPRLQDYYVVILCPTEMDIQVRRVLQIPLWSQRVIYLQGSALKDQDLMRAKMDNGEACFILSSRNEVDRTAADHQTILRAWAVKDFAPNCPLYVQILKPENKFHVKFADHVVCEEECKYAMLALNCVCPATSTLITLLVHTSRGQEGQESPEQWQRMYGRCSGNEVYHIRMGDSKFFMEYEGKSFTYAAFHAHKKYGVCLIGIRREENKSILLNPGPRHIMAASDTCFYINITKEENSAFIFKQEEKQKKKGFARRGTYDGPSRLPVHSIIASMGTVAMDLQNTECRPANSSKLALPAENGSGNRRPSIAPVLELADTSSLLPCDLLSDQSEDEMTQSDEEGSAVVEYVKGYPPNSPYIGSSPTLCHLLPEKAPFCCLRLDKGCKHNSFEDAKAYGFKNKLIIVSAETAGNGLYNFIVPLRAYYRSRKELNPIVLLLDNKPEHHFLEAICCFPMVYYMEGTIDNLDSLLQCGIIYADNLVVVDKESTMSAEEDYMADAKTIVNVQTMFRLFPSLSIITELTHPSNMRFMQFRAKDSYSLALSKLEKKERENGSNLAFMFRLPFAAGRVFSISMLDTLLYQSFVKDYMITITRLLLGLDTTPGSGYLCAMKITEDDLWIRTYGRLFQKLCSSSAEIPIGIYRTESHMFATSEPHDIRAQSQISINVEDCEDTKDVKEHWGIKTSHHRNSCSSDQSEHPLLRRKSMQWARRLSRKGNKHSSKTAEWISQQRLSLYRRSERQELSELVKNRMKHLGLPTTGYDEMNDHQNTLSYVLINPPPDTRLELNDIVYLIRSDPLAHVANDGHSRKSSCSNKLGSCNPETRDETQL; from the exons GGTGCAGGTCGAGTTCTACGtgaatgaaaacacttttaagGAGCGGCTGAAACTCTTCTTCATCAAAAACCAGCGATCGA GCCTGAGGATCCGGCTCTTCAACTTCTCGCTGAAGCTGCTCACATGCCTGCTGTACATCGTCCGCGTCCTGCTTGACAACCCGGAGGAGGGCATAGGCTG ctgggaaTGCGAAAAGCAGAATTACACAGCGTTCAACCAGTCCACAAATATCAACTG gTCACACATCTTCTGGGTGGATAGAAAAATGCCACTGTGGGCTGTGCAG GTCAGCATAGCTTTAATCAGCTTTCTGGAGACCATGCTGCTCATCTATCTCAGCTACAAG GGGAACATCTGGGAACAGATTTTTCGCATTTCATTTATCCTTGAGATGATCAACACGGTGCCATTTATTATCACA ATCTTCTGGCCTCCTTTGCGGAATTTGTTCATTCCTGTGTTTCTGAACTGCTGGCTTGCCAAATACGCCCTGGAGAACATGATC aATGACCTGCACCGTGCCATACAAAGGACCCAGTCTGCAATGTTTAACCAGGTGCTCATTTTGATCTGCACCCTCCTGTGTCTCGTTTTCACGGG GACCTGCGGCATCCAGCATTTAGAAAGAGCAGGTGAGAAACTCTCCCTCTTCAAGTCCTTCTATTTCTGCATCGTCACCTTTTCCACCGTGGGCTATGGAGATGTGACACCAAAGATCTGGCCTTCCCAGCTCCTCGTTGTGATCATGATTTGTGTTGCCCTGGTGGTGCTGCCGCTCCAG TTTGAGGAGCTTGTCTACCTGTGGATGGAGCGGCAGAAGTCGGGAGGCAATTACAGCCGTCACCGTGCCCAGACAGAGAAACACGTTGTCCTTTGCGTCAGCTCCCTCAAGATTGATCTCCTCATGGACTTCCTCAACGAATTTTACGCCCACCCGCGCTTGCAG GATTACTACGTGGTGATACTTTGCCCAACAGAGATGGATATCCAGGTGCGGAGGGTTCTGCAGATCCCTCTGTGGTCGCAGCGAGTGATCTACCTCCAGGGCTCTGCACTGAAGGACCAGGACCTCATGAGAGCCAA GATGGACAATGGCGAAGCCTGCTTCATTCTCAGCAGCCGAAATGAGGTGGATCGCACCGCGGCG GACCACCAGACCATCCTGAGAGCCTGGGCTGTGAAAGATTTTGCTCCAAACTGTCCTCTTTACGTTCAGATCTTAAAGCCTGAAAACAAGTTTCACGTCAAGTTTGCTG ATCACGTCGTCTGCGAAGAGGAGTGCAAGTACGCCATGCTGGCACTGAACTGCGTCTGCCCTGCCACCTCCACCCTCATCACACTGCTGGTGCACACATCCCGTGGCCA GGAAGGCCAGGAGTCCCCGGAGCAGTGGCAGCGGATGTATGGGCGCTGCTCGGGCAACGAGGTCTACCACATCCGGATGGGCGACAGCAAGTTCTTCATGGAGTACGAGGGGAAGAGCTTCACCTACGCTGCCTTCCACGCGCACAAGAA GTACGGCGTCTGCCTGATCGGCATCCGCAGGGAGGAGAACAAGAGCATCCTGCTGAATCCTGGCCCGCGGCACATCATGGCAGCATCCGACACCTGCTTCTACATCAACATCACCAAGGAGGAGAACTCTGCCTTCATTTTcaagcaggaggagaagcagaagaagaAGGGCTTTGCGCGGAGAGGCACCTATGATGGTCCATCCCGCCTGCCGGTGCACAGCATCATCGCCAGCATGG GTACAGTAGCCATGGACCTGCAAAACACAGAGTGCCGCCCCGCTAACAGCAGCAAGCTGGCTCTGCCGGCCGAGAACGGCTCGGGCAACCGCCGGCCCAGCATCGCGCCCGTCCTTGAGCTGGCTGACACCTCGTCCCTGCTGCCCTGCGACCTGCTCAGCGACCAGTCGGAAGATGAGATGACACAGTCAGACGAGGAAGGGTCAGCAGTTGTGGA GTATGTCAAAGGCTACCCACCCAACTCCCCCTACATTGGGAGCTCCCCGACTCTGTGCCACCTTTTACCCGAGAAAGCCCCGTTCTGCTGCCTGAGGCTGGACAAG GGCTGCAAGCACAACAGCTTTGAAGATGCCAAAGCCTACGGGTTTAAGAACAAACTGATTATCGTTTCGGCAGAGACAGCTGGGAACGGGCTGTATAACTTCATTGTCCCCCTTCGTGCATACTATCGGTCCCGCAAGGAGTTGAACCCCATCGTGTTGCTGCTGGACAACAA GCCTGAGCACCACTTTCTGGAAGCCATCTGTTGTTTCCCTATGGTTTACTACATGGAGGGCACGATCGACAA CCTGGACAGCTTGCTGCAGTGTGGCATCATCTATGCTGACAACCTGGTGGTTGTGGACAAGGAGAGCACGATGAGTGCCGAGGAGGACTACATGGCAGATGCAAAGACGATTGTCAACGTCCAGACCATGTTCAG GCTCTTCCCCAGCCTCAGCATTATCACAGAGCTGACCCACCCCTCCAACATGAGGTTCATGCAATTCAGAGCAAAGGACAGTTACTCTCTTGCCCTTTCCAAGCTAGAAAAG aAAGAGCGAGAGAACGGCTCCAACCTGGCCTTCATGTTCCGGCTGCCCTTCGCGGCTGGCAGGGTCTTCAGCATCAGCATGTTGGACACGCTGCTCTATCAG TCATTCGTGAAGGACTACATGATTACCATCACTCGGTTGCTGCTGGGCCTCGACACCACGCCGGGCTCCGGCTACCTCTGTGCG ATGAAGATCACTGAAGATGACCTGTGGATCCGGACATACGGTCGCCTTTTCCAGAAGCTCTGCTCCTCCAGTGCGGAGATTCCCATCGGGATTTACAGGACAGAGTCACACATGTTTGCAACCTCTGAG ccccaTGACATCAGAGCACAG TCACAGATCTCAATCAATGTTGAGGACTGCGAGGACACAAAGGACGTCAAGGAGCACTGGGGCATCAAGACCAGCCACCATAGGAACTCCTGCTCCAGTGACCAGTCCGAGCACCCGCTGCTGCGGCGCAAGAGCATGCAGTGGGCGCGCCGGCTGAGCAGGAAGGGCAACAAGCACTCCAGCAAGACGGCTGAGTGGATCAGCCAGCAGCGCCTCAGCCTGTACCGGCGCTCCGAGAGGCAGGAGCTTTCCGAGCTCGTTAAAAACCGTATGAAGCACCTGGGCTTGCCCACCACCGGGTATG ACGAGATGAATGACCACCAGAACACCTTGTCCTACGTCCTGATCAATCCCCCTCCGGACACGCGGCTGGAGCTCAACGATATCGT gtACCTGATCCGCTCCGACCCGCTGGCCCATGTGGCCAACGATGGCCACAGCCgcaagagcagctgcagcaacaaGCTGGGCTCCTGCAACCCCGAAACACGCGATGAGACCCAGCTGTGA
- the KCNT1 gene encoding potassium channel subfamily T member 1 isoform X1 yields the protein MPLAGEERSLQGVYKPAGPAEGRAAGGAGGYTNRSFLDDDGSAHRLSSPGGCGDGDGGGSCKSGVILDIAALKMTELESEVLPLPPRYRFRDLLLGDQTFQSDDRVQVEFYVNENTFKERLKLFFIKNQRSSLRIRLFNFSLKLLTCLLYIVRVLLDNPEEGIGCWECEKQNYTAFNQSTNINWSHIFWVDRKMPLWAVQVSIALISFLETMLLIYLSYKGNIWEQIFRISFILEMINTVPFIITIFWPPLRNLFIPVFLNCWLAKYALENMINDLHRAIQRTQSAMFNQVLILICTLLCLVFTGTCGIQHLERAGEKLSLFKSFYFCIVTFSTVGYGDVTPKIWPSQLLVVIMICVALVVLPLQFEELVYLWMERQKSGGNYSRHRAQTEKHVVLCVSSLKIDLLMDFLNEFYAHPRLQDYYVVILCPTEMDIQVRRVLQIPLWSQRVIYLQGSALKDQDLMRAKMDNGEACFILSSRNEVDRTAADHQTILRAWAVKDFAPNCPLYVQILKPENKFHVKFADHVVCEEECKYAMLALNCVCPATSTLITLLVHTSRGQEGQESPEQWQRMYGRCSGNEVYHIRMGDSKFFMEYEGKSFTYAAFHAHKKYGVCLIGIRREENKSILLNPGPRHIMAASDTCFYINITKEENSAFIFKQEEKQKKKGFARRGTYDGPSRLPVHSIIASMGTVAMDLQNTECRPANSSKLALPAENGSGNRRPSIAPVLELADTSSLLPCDLLSDQSEDEMTQSDEEGSAVVEYVKGYPPNSPYIGSSPTLCHLLPEKAPFCCLRLDKGCKHNSFEDAKAYGFKNKLIIVSAETAGNGLYNFIVPLRAYYRSRKELNPIVLLLDNKPEHHFLEAICCFPMVYYMEGTIDNLDSLLQCGIIYADNLVVVDKESTMSAEEDYMADAKTIVNVQTMFRLFPSLSIITELTHPSNMRFMQFRAKDSYSLALSKLEKKERENGSNLAFMFRLPFAAGRVFSISMLDTLLYQSFVKDYMITITRLLLGLDTTPGSGYLCAMKITEDDLWIRTYGRLFQKLCSSSAEIPIGIYRTESHMFATSEPHDIRAQSQISINVEDCEDTKDVKEHWGIKTSHHRNSCSSDQSEHPLLRRKSMQWARRLSRKGNKHSSKTAEWISQQRLSLYRRSERQELSELVKNRMKHLGLPTTGYEDVANLTASDVMNRVNLGYLQDEMNDHQNTLSYVLINPPPDTRLELNDIVYLIRSDPLAHVANDGHSRKSSCSNKLGSCNPETRDETQL from the exons GGTGCAGGTCGAGTTCTACGtgaatgaaaacacttttaagGAGCGGCTGAAACTCTTCTTCATCAAAAACCAGCGATCGA GCCTGAGGATCCGGCTCTTCAACTTCTCGCTGAAGCTGCTCACATGCCTGCTGTACATCGTCCGCGTCCTGCTTGACAACCCGGAGGAGGGCATAGGCTG ctgggaaTGCGAAAAGCAGAATTACACAGCGTTCAACCAGTCCACAAATATCAACTG gTCACACATCTTCTGGGTGGATAGAAAAATGCCACTGTGGGCTGTGCAG GTCAGCATAGCTTTAATCAGCTTTCTGGAGACCATGCTGCTCATCTATCTCAGCTACAAG GGGAACATCTGGGAACAGATTTTTCGCATTTCATTTATCCTTGAGATGATCAACACGGTGCCATTTATTATCACA ATCTTCTGGCCTCCTTTGCGGAATTTGTTCATTCCTGTGTTTCTGAACTGCTGGCTTGCCAAATACGCCCTGGAGAACATGATC aATGACCTGCACCGTGCCATACAAAGGACCCAGTCTGCAATGTTTAACCAGGTGCTCATTTTGATCTGCACCCTCCTGTGTCTCGTTTTCACGGG GACCTGCGGCATCCAGCATTTAGAAAGAGCAGGTGAGAAACTCTCCCTCTTCAAGTCCTTCTATTTCTGCATCGTCACCTTTTCCACCGTGGGCTATGGAGATGTGACACCAAAGATCTGGCCTTCCCAGCTCCTCGTTGTGATCATGATTTGTGTTGCCCTGGTGGTGCTGCCGCTCCAG TTTGAGGAGCTTGTCTACCTGTGGATGGAGCGGCAGAAGTCGGGAGGCAATTACAGCCGTCACCGTGCCCAGACAGAGAAACACGTTGTCCTTTGCGTCAGCTCCCTCAAGATTGATCTCCTCATGGACTTCCTCAACGAATTTTACGCCCACCCGCGCTTGCAG GATTACTACGTGGTGATACTTTGCCCAACAGAGATGGATATCCAGGTGCGGAGGGTTCTGCAGATCCCTCTGTGGTCGCAGCGAGTGATCTACCTCCAGGGCTCTGCACTGAAGGACCAGGACCTCATGAGAGCCAA GATGGACAATGGCGAAGCCTGCTTCATTCTCAGCAGCCGAAATGAGGTGGATCGCACCGCGGCG GACCACCAGACCATCCTGAGAGCCTGGGCTGTGAAAGATTTTGCTCCAAACTGTCCTCTTTACGTTCAGATCTTAAAGCCTGAAAACAAGTTTCACGTCAAGTTTGCTG ATCACGTCGTCTGCGAAGAGGAGTGCAAGTACGCCATGCTGGCACTGAACTGCGTCTGCCCTGCCACCTCCACCCTCATCACACTGCTGGTGCACACATCCCGTGGCCA GGAAGGCCAGGAGTCCCCGGAGCAGTGGCAGCGGATGTATGGGCGCTGCTCGGGCAACGAGGTCTACCACATCCGGATGGGCGACAGCAAGTTCTTCATGGAGTACGAGGGGAAGAGCTTCACCTACGCTGCCTTCCACGCGCACAAGAA GTACGGCGTCTGCCTGATCGGCATCCGCAGGGAGGAGAACAAGAGCATCCTGCTGAATCCTGGCCCGCGGCACATCATGGCAGCATCCGACACCTGCTTCTACATCAACATCACCAAGGAGGAGAACTCTGCCTTCATTTTcaagcaggaggagaagcagaagaagaAGGGCTTTGCGCGGAGAGGCACCTATGATGGTCCATCCCGCCTGCCGGTGCACAGCATCATCGCCAGCATGG GTACAGTAGCCATGGACCTGCAAAACACAGAGTGCCGCCCCGCTAACAGCAGCAAGCTGGCTCTGCCGGCCGAGAACGGCTCGGGCAACCGCCGGCCCAGCATCGCGCCCGTCCTTGAGCTGGCTGACACCTCGTCCCTGCTGCCCTGCGACCTGCTCAGCGACCAGTCGGAAGATGAGATGACACAGTCAGACGAGGAAGGGTCAGCAGTTGTGGA GTATGTCAAAGGCTACCCACCCAACTCCCCCTACATTGGGAGCTCCCCGACTCTGTGCCACCTTTTACCCGAGAAAGCCCCGTTCTGCTGCCTGAGGCTGGACAAG GGCTGCAAGCACAACAGCTTTGAAGATGCCAAAGCCTACGGGTTTAAGAACAAACTGATTATCGTTTCGGCAGAGACAGCTGGGAACGGGCTGTATAACTTCATTGTCCCCCTTCGTGCATACTATCGGTCCCGCAAGGAGTTGAACCCCATCGTGTTGCTGCTGGACAACAA GCCTGAGCACCACTTTCTGGAAGCCATCTGTTGTTTCCCTATGGTTTACTACATGGAGGGCACGATCGACAA CCTGGACAGCTTGCTGCAGTGTGGCATCATCTATGCTGACAACCTGGTGGTTGTGGACAAGGAGAGCACGATGAGTGCCGAGGAGGACTACATGGCAGATGCAAAGACGATTGTCAACGTCCAGACCATGTTCAG GCTCTTCCCCAGCCTCAGCATTATCACAGAGCTGACCCACCCCTCCAACATGAGGTTCATGCAATTCAGAGCAAAGGACAGTTACTCTCTTGCCCTTTCCAAGCTAGAAAAG aAAGAGCGAGAGAACGGCTCCAACCTGGCCTTCATGTTCCGGCTGCCCTTCGCGGCTGGCAGGGTCTTCAGCATCAGCATGTTGGACACGCTGCTCTATCAG TCATTCGTGAAGGACTACATGATTACCATCACTCGGTTGCTGCTGGGCCTCGACACCACGCCGGGCTCCGGCTACCTCTGTGCG ATGAAGATCACTGAAGATGACCTGTGGATCCGGACATACGGTCGCCTTTTCCAGAAGCTCTGCTCCTCCAGTGCGGAGATTCCCATCGGGATTTACAGGACAGAGTCACACATGTTTGCAACCTCTGAG ccccaTGACATCAGAGCACAG TCACAGATCTCAATCAATGTTGAGGACTGCGAGGACACAAAGGACGTCAAGGAGCACTGGGGCATCAAGACCAGCCACCATAGGAACTCCTGCTCCAGTGACCAGTCCGAGCACCCGCTGCTGCGGCGCAAGAGCATGCAGTGGGCGCGCCGGCTGAGCAGGAAGGGCAACAAGCACTCCAGCAAGACGGCTGAGTGGATCAGCCAGCAGCGCCTCAGCCTGTACCGGCGCTCCGAGAGGCAGGAGCTTTCCGAGCTCGTTAAAAACCGTATGAAGCACCTGGGCTTGCCCACCACCGGGTATG AGGATGTAGCAAATTTAACAGCCAGTGATGTGATGAATCGGGTAAACCTGGGATATTTGCAAG ACGAGATGAATGACCACCAGAACACCTTGTCCTACGTCCTGATCAATCCCCCTCCGGACACGCGGCTGGAGCTCAACGATATCGT gtACCTGATCCGCTCCGACCCGCTGGCCCATGTGGCCAACGATGGCCACAGCCgcaagagcagctgcagcaacaaGCTGGGCTCCTGCAACCCCGAAACACGCGATGAGACCCAGCTGTGA
- the KCNT1 gene encoding potassium channel subfamily T member 1 isoform X3, with amino-acid sequence MPLAGEERSLQGVYKPAGPAEGRAAGGAGGYTNRSFLDDDGSAHRLSSPGGCGDGDGGGSCKSGVILDIAALKMTELESEVLPLPPRYRFRDLLLGDQTFQSDDRVQVEFYVNENTFKERLKLFFIKNQRSSLRIRLFNFSLKLLTCLLYIVRVLLDNPEEGIGCWECEKQNYTAFNQSTNINWSHIFWVDRKMPLWAVQVSIALISFLETMLLIYLSYKGNIWEQIFRISFILEMINTVPFIITIFWPPLRNLFIPVFLNCWLAKYALENMINDLHRAIQRTQSAMFNQVLILICTLLCLVFTGTCGIQHLERAGEKLSLFKSFYFCIVTFSTVGYGDVTPKIWPSQLLVVIMICVALVVLPLQFEELVYLWMERQKSGGNYSRHRAQTEKHVVLCVSSLKIDLLMDFLNEFYAHPRLQDYYVVILCPTEMDIQVRRVLQIPLWSQRVIYLQGSALKDQDLMRAKMDNGEACFILSSRNEVDRTAADHQTILRAWAVKDFAPNCPLYVQILKPENKFHVKFADHVVCEEECKYAMLALNCVCPATSTLITLLVHTSRGQEGQESPEQWQRMYGRCSGNEVYHIRMGDSKFFMEYEGKSFTYAAFHAHKKYGVCLIGIRREENKSILLNPGPRHIMAASDTCFYINITKEENSAFIFKQEEKQKKKGFARRGTYDGPSRLPVHSIIASMGTVAMDLQNTECRPANSSKLALPAENGSGNRRPSIAPVLELADTSSLLPCDLLSDQSEDEMTQSDEEGSAVVEYVKGYPPNSPYIGSSPTLCHLLPEKAPFCCLRLDKGCKHNSFEDAKAYGFKNKLIIVSAETAGNGLYNFIVPLRAYYRSRKELNPIVLLLDNKPEHHFLEAICCFPMVYYMEGTIDNLDSLLQCGIIYADNLVVVDKESTMSAEEDYMADAKTIVNVQTMFRLFPSLSIITELTHPSNMRFMQFRAKDSYSLALSKLEKKERENGSNLAFMFRLPFAAGRVFSISMLDTLLYQSFVKDYMITITRLLLGLDTTPGSGYLCAMKITEDDLWIRTYGRLFQKLCSSSAEIPIGIYRTESHMFATSEPHDIRAQISINVEDCEDTKDVKEHWGIKTSHHRNSCSSDQSEHPLLRRKSMQWARRLSRKGNKHSSKTAEWISQQRLSLYRRSERQELSELVKNRMKHLGLPTTGYEDVANLTASDVMNRVNLGYLQDEMNDHQNTLSYVLINPPPDTRLELNDIVYLIRSDPLAHVANDGHSRKSSCSNKLGSCNPETRDETQL; translated from the exons GGTGCAGGTCGAGTTCTACGtgaatgaaaacacttttaagGAGCGGCTGAAACTCTTCTTCATCAAAAACCAGCGATCGA GCCTGAGGATCCGGCTCTTCAACTTCTCGCTGAAGCTGCTCACATGCCTGCTGTACATCGTCCGCGTCCTGCTTGACAACCCGGAGGAGGGCATAGGCTG ctgggaaTGCGAAAAGCAGAATTACACAGCGTTCAACCAGTCCACAAATATCAACTG gTCACACATCTTCTGGGTGGATAGAAAAATGCCACTGTGGGCTGTGCAG GTCAGCATAGCTTTAATCAGCTTTCTGGAGACCATGCTGCTCATCTATCTCAGCTACAAG GGGAACATCTGGGAACAGATTTTTCGCATTTCATTTATCCTTGAGATGATCAACACGGTGCCATTTATTATCACA ATCTTCTGGCCTCCTTTGCGGAATTTGTTCATTCCTGTGTTTCTGAACTGCTGGCTTGCCAAATACGCCCTGGAGAACATGATC aATGACCTGCACCGTGCCATACAAAGGACCCAGTCTGCAATGTTTAACCAGGTGCTCATTTTGATCTGCACCCTCCTGTGTCTCGTTTTCACGGG GACCTGCGGCATCCAGCATTTAGAAAGAGCAGGTGAGAAACTCTCCCTCTTCAAGTCCTTCTATTTCTGCATCGTCACCTTTTCCACCGTGGGCTATGGAGATGTGACACCAAAGATCTGGCCTTCCCAGCTCCTCGTTGTGATCATGATTTGTGTTGCCCTGGTGGTGCTGCCGCTCCAG TTTGAGGAGCTTGTCTACCTGTGGATGGAGCGGCAGAAGTCGGGAGGCAATTACAGCCGTCACCGTGCCCAGACAGAGAAACACGTTGTCCTTTGCGTCAGCTCCCTCAAGATTGATCTCCTCATGGACTTCCTCAACGAATTTTACGCCCACCCGCGCTTGCAG GATTACTACGTGGTGATACTTTGCCCAACAGAGATGGATATCCAGGTGCGGAGGGTTCTGCAGATCCCTCTGTGGTCGCAGCGAGTGATCTACCTCCAGGGCTCTGCACTGAAGGACCAGGACCTCATGAGAGCCAA GATGGACAATGGCGAAGCCTGCTTCATTCTCAGCAGCCGAAATGAGGTGGATCGCACCGCGGCG GACCACCAGACCATCCTGAGAGCCTGGGCTGTGAAAGATTTTGCTCCAAACTGTCCTCTTTACGTTCAGATCTTAAAGCCTGAAAACAAGTTTCACGTCAAGTTTGCTG ATCACGTCGTCTGCGAAGAGGAGTGCAAGTACGCCATGCTGGCACTGAACTGCGTCTGCCCTGCCACCTCCACCCTCATCACACTGCTGGTGCACACATCCCGTGGCCA GGAAGGCCAGGAGTCCCCGGAGCAGTGGCAGCGGATGTATGGGCGCTGCTCGGGCAACGAGGTCTACCACATCCGGATGGGCGACAGCAAGTTCTTCATGGAGTACGAGGGGAAGAGCTTCACCTACGCTGCCTTCCACGCGCACAAGAA GTACGGCGTCTGCCTGATCGGCATCCGCAGGGAGGAGAACAAGAGCATCCTGCTGAATCCTGGCCCGCGGCACATCATGGCAGCATCCGACACCTGCTTCTACATCAACATCACCAAGGAGGAGAACTCTGCCTTCATTTTcaagcaggaggagaagcagaagaagaAGGGCTTTGCGCGGAGAGGCACCTATGATGGTCCATCCCGCCTGCCGGTGCACAGCATCATCGCCAGCATGG GTACAGTAGCCATGGACCTGCAAAACACAGAGTGCCGCCCCGCTAACAGCAGCAAGCTGGCTCTGCCGGCCGAGAACGGCTCGGGCAACCGCCGGCCCAGCATCGCGCCCGTCCTTGAGCTGGCTGACACCTCGTCCCTGCTGCCCTGCGACCTGCTCAGCGACCAGTCGGAAGATGAGATGACACAGTCAGACGAGGAAGGGTCAGCAGTTGTGGA GTATGTCAAAGGCTACCCACCCAACTCCCCCTACATTGGGAGCTCCCCGACTCTGTGCCACCTTTTACCCGAGAAAGCCCCGTTCTGCTGCCTGAGGCTGGACAAG GGCTGCAAGCACAACAGCTTTGAAGATGCCAAAGCCTACGGGTTTAAGAACAAACTGATTATCGTTTCGGCAGAGACAGCTGGGAACGGGCTGTATAACTTCATTGTCCCCCTTCGTGCATACTATCGGTCCCGCAAGGAGTTGAACCCCATCGTGTTGCTGCTGGACAACAA GCCTGAGCACCACTTTCTGGAAGCCATCTGTTGTTTCCCTATGGTTTACTACATGGAGGGCACGATCGACAA CCTGGACAGCTTGCTGCAGTGTGGCATCATCTATGCTGACAACCTGGTGGTTGTGGACAAGGAGAGCACGATGAGTGCCGAGGAGGACTACATGGCAGATGCAAAGACGATTGTCAACGTCCAGACCATGTTCAG GCTCTTCCCCAGCCTCAGCATTATCACAGAGCTGACCCACCCCTCCAACATGAGGTTCATGCAATTCAGAGCAAAGGACAGTTACTCTCTTGCCCTTTCCAAGCTAGAAAAG aAAGAGCGAGAGAACGGCTCCAACCTGGCCTTCATGTTCCGGCTGCCCTTCGCGGCTGGCAGGGTCTTCAGCATCAGCATGTTGGACACGCTGCTCTATCAG TCATTCGTGAAGGACTACATGATTACCATCACTCGGTTGCTGCTGGGCCTCGACACCACGCCGGGCTCCGGCTACCTCTGTGCG ATGAAGATCACTGAAGATGACCTGTGGATCCGGACATACGGTCGCCTTTTCCAGAAGCTCTGCTCCTCCAGTGCGGAGATTCCCATCGGGATTTACAGGACAGAGTCACACATGTTTGCAACCTCTGAG ccccaTGACATCAGAGCACAG ATCTCAATCAATGTTGAGGACTGCGAGGACACAAAGGACGTCAAGGAGCACTGGGGCATCAAGACCAGCCACCATAGGAACTCCTGCTCCAGTGACCAGTCCGAGCACCCGCTGCTGCGGCGCAAGAGCATGCAGTGGGCGCGCCGGCTGAGCAGGAAGGGCAACAAGCACTCCAGCAAGACGGCTGAGTGGATCAGCCAGCAGCGCCTCAGCCTGTACCGGCGCTCCGAGAGGCAGGAGCTTTCCGAGCTCGTTAAAAACCGTATGAAGCACCTGGGCTTGCCCACCACCGGGTATG AGGATGTAGCAAATTTAACAGCCAGTGATGTGATGAATCGGGTAAACCTGGGATATTTGCAAG ACGAGATGAATGACCACCAGAACACCTTGTCCTACGTCCTGATCAATCCCCCTCCGGACACGCGGCTGGAGCTCAACGATATCGT gtACCTGATCCGCTCCGACCCGCTGGCCCATGTGGCCAACGATGGCCACAGCCgcaagagcagctgcagcaacaaGCTGGGCTCCTGCAACCCCGAAACACGCGATGAGACCCAGCTGTGA